AGGCGGTGAAGGTGCCGTCATGCCACTCCAGCCCGATCACCTCGGCGCCGGTCCGGATGACCGCTCCCCTGGACACGGCGGCGCGGGCGAATGCGGGCGCCGCCAGCATCGAGTTGACCTTCCCCTCCACCCGGGTGAGCTGGGCGCCCACCATCGACTCGGACACGTAGGGAGCGATCCGCTGGAGGTCTGCAGGCCCGAGGAGGTCGGATTCCACGCCGGCGGACCGCTCGATGGCGACCTTCCGCTCTATGTCCCCCATCTGCTCGGAGGTCTCGGCGATGAGGAGGCCCCCGTTGAGCGAGACCTCCAGGTCGGTGTCCAGCACATCGCTCAGATCCCTCCACATCTCCAGGGAGTCGGCCAGGAATCGAAGGGCCGGCAGGAAGCCGCGGGCCCATTCCTCACCGAACTCCAGGAACGAGGAGTGCTGGATCTGGCCGTGGAGGCTGCCTGCGTTCCTCCCCGACGCCTGGGTGTTGAGGTCGAACTGCTCCAGCAGCAGCACCTCGGCGCCGAGCCCGGCCAGATTCCAGGCCGTCGCGCAACCCGTCACTCCCCCGCCGATCACGAGGACATCACAGGTGCGGCCGGCCATGCCTTCTCTCAGTGGTCCGTCTGCGAAACAACCAGGCGTGCTCTGGCGTTCATCCCACGCCGCCATTCCACGGACCTACCACTAGGTACGGCTCTTGAGGTCCCGGAGCGCCGCCAACTCCTCGCTGGTCGGGGCATCCGTCACGTCGAGGGGTGATGCCACCCTGAGCGGCCACTGGGTCTGATCCTGGACTTCTTGCATGTCGACACCCGGATGCACCGCCACCAGGGTCAGCTCGTTGTCGTGCGGATCCGGCCTCAGTATCCCCAGGTCGGTGATGACGTTGACAGGCCCAGCCCCCCGGAAGCCGAGCCGGGACCTGGCGTCGGGCGCCGGACCCAGGCCGACCGAGGTCACGAAGTCGACCCGGGGCACGAAGGCCCGCCTGGTGTGGCGCATGATCACCGTCACCTCATGGCAGTGGGCGGCGATCTCGGGAGCGCCTCCCGCTCCGGGTAGGCGAACCTTCGGATCGTGATAGTCCGGGCCTATGACGGTGGTGTTCAGGTTGCCGAACCGATCGATCTGGGCGGCGGACAGGTAGCCGACATCGATGTGTCCGCCTTGTAGCCAGTAGTTGAAGACCTCGGGCACCGAAACAACCGCGTCGGCGGTCTCCGCCAACTCGCCGTCGCCAATCGACAGCGGCAAGCGGTAGGGCTTGGCGCCGAGAGGCCCTGCTTCATAGATGAGGAACAGGTTCGGCGCGTGGGTGTTGCGGGCCAGATTGGCGACCGTGCTGGGGATGCCGATGCCCACGAAGCATGACATGCCGTCCCTTAGGAGGCGGGATGCCACCACGGACATGATCTCATCAGCGGCCCACGCCGGCGTGCGGTCGGCCACGGCTCAAGCTCCCATGACGTACTCGTCCAGCCAGGCCAGGAAGGCATCACGATCCCTGCTGAGCGCGGGCCACTTGCGATACCAGTCGTTGTCGCGGTCGTAGTAGTCCTGCACGTAGGATGGCCAGGCGCCCCCGGTCACCTCGCACACCGCGGTGATAGCCATGGAGGGGATGACGAAGTCGCCGGGGCGCCGCTCCAGGACGTCGACGATCTCCT
This bacterium DNA region includes the following protein-coding sequences:
- a CDS encoding FAD-binding oxidoreductase — protein: MAGRTCDVLVIGGGVTGCATAWNLAGLGAEVLLLEQFDLNTQASGRNAGSLHGQIQHSSFLEFGEEWARGFLPALRFLADSLEMWRDLSDVLDTDLEVSLNGGLLIAETSEQMGDIERKVAIERSAGVESDLLGPADLQRIAPYVSESMVGAQLTRVEGKVNSMLAAPAFARAAVSRGAVIRTGAEVIGLEWHDGTFTASTPVGQVSAGRVVLVTGNDLNRFASMWGGDLAISDDPAQVGATEPLAPMVHHLVYFAGGQLTFKQAKAGTLLIGGGWSSDLDPVTGHNRVNPRNLVANMKVALRVVPSLAGVRLIRTWPGRGLATPDLSPIIGKVGPPGLVVGVYPHMGLTAGPLMGRVLAQLALDRTPEVDLTPFAPDRF
- a CDS encoding CoA-transferase subunit beta, whose product is MSVVASRLLRDGMSCFVGIGIPSTVANLARNTHAPNLFLIYEAGPLGAKPYRLPLSIGDGELAETADAVVSVPEVFNYWLQGGHIDVGYLSAAQIDRFGNLNTTVIGPDYHDPKVRLPGAGGAPEIAAHCHEVTVIMRHTRRAFVPRVDFVTSVGLGPAPDARSRLGFRGAGPVNVITDLGILRPDPHDNELTLVAVHPGVDMQEVQDQTQWPLRVASPLDVTDAPTSEELAALRDLKSRT